The bacterium genome contains a region encoding:
- the mutS gene encoding DNA mismatch repair protein MutS: MDQLTPMMRQYLQIKQQMKDTILFFRLGDFYEMFFDDAKIASKILGITLTSRGTIKGDKVPLAGVPYHSADGYISRLIKAGKKVAICEQVEDPKLAKGIVKREIIRTITPGTVLNPSLLEDKVHNYLAAINKNNNKIGFSFIDPSTGEFKVTELSNPTELFIELTRINPQECLIPLSLQEDELVTQLATTITFQDDWIFSHSTGFNTLCELFGTSSLDGFGCENLHIGIGASGAIIHYLKETQRSGLTYVNKLTPYTTSDFMILDAATLRNLELTRTIRSGEKTGSLIWVLDKTITAMGGRLLREWIQQPLISVEKITYRQQGIGEFVASPTLRDELFSLLKNIHDIERLISRLDTNLANARDLVALKESLKITPKIRDILKPFNSRIIKEIEENLEDLSDVTELIEKVIVDSPPLSLRDGGLIKEGYFQELDELRNISKDAKNWLVRLQQEEIKRTKINSLKVGYNKVFGYYIEVTKPNLALVPQDYIRKQTLTNAERFITPQLKEWEVKILNAQDKIVEIEYEIFLKVRTQIITEVKRIQKVANAIALLDVILSLSQVAVENDYIQPEVNNENIISIKDGRHPVVEKVLVGERFVPNDTFIDANTEQILIITGPNMAGKSTYIRQVALIVLIAQMGSFIPASSATIGIVDRIFTRVGASDELVKGQSTFMVEMIETANILNNSTPKSLLILDEVGRGTSTFDGVSIAWAVAEYLHNNPRLQARTLFATHYHELTELEFSLERIKNYNIAVKEWNDKIIFLRKIIKGGTDRSYGIHVAQLAGLPPEVIKRATAILSSLEMSNIGEETAVSSIKHQPVQLTLFEPQSHRVVEELKEIDLDRLTPLEAMNKLNELKKMVE, encoded by the coding sequence ATGGACCAGTTAACACCTATGATGCGGCAATATTTGCAAATTAAACAGCAAATGAAGGATACTATTTTATTCTTTCGACTGGGTGATTTTTATGAGATGTTTTTTGATGATGCAAAGATTGCCTCTAAAATATTGGGGATTACACTAACATCAAGAGGGACGATAAAAGGTGATAAAGTACCTTTAGCCGGTGTGCCTTATCATTCTGCCGATGGCTATATTTCAAGGCTAATAAAGGCAGGCAAAAAAGTAGCTATCTGTGAACAAGTAGAAGACCCTAAATTAGCTAAAGGCATAGTTAAACGGGAAATAATCCGAACTATTACTCCAGGAACAGTGCTTAATCCATCATTACTTGAAGATAAAGTTCATAACTACTTAGCCGCTATCAATAAAAATAATAATAAAATTGGTTTTTCGTTTATCGACCCTTCTACTGGCGAATTCAAAGTAACAGAGTTATCCAACCCAACAGAATTATTCATTGAATTAACCCGAATTAACCCTCAAGAATGCCTTATTCCACTTTCATTACAGGAAGATGAATTGGTAACCCAATTAGCCACTACTATTACCTTTCAGGATGATTGGATATTTAGTCATTCAACCGGATTTAATACCTTATGTGAGCTTTTTGGCACCTCATCCCTTGATGGATTTGGTTGTGAAAACCTTCATATAGGAATTGGGGCTTCTGGTGCTATTATTCATTATCTTAAGGAAACTCAACGCTCTGGACTAACCTATGTCAATAAACTTACACCTTACACTACCTCTGATTTTATGATATTAGATGCCGCTACATTAAGAAATTTAGAATTAACCAGAACCATCCGTAGTGGTGAAAAGACAGGTTCGCTTATCTGGGTTTTAGATAAGACTATTACCGCCATGGGCGGCAGATTACTTCGAGAATGGATACAGCAACCCTTGATAAGTGTAGAAAAAATAACATATCGCCAACAGGGTATTGGTGAATTTGTCGCCTCTCCTACCCTTCGAGATGAATTATTTTCTCTCCTGAAAAATATCCACGACATCGAACGACTCATTAGCAGATTAGATACCAATTTAGCCAATGCCCGCGACCTGGTCGCTTTAAAAGAATCACTGAAAATAACCCCGAAGATAAGAGATATATTAAAGCCATTTAATTCCAGAATTATAAAGGAGATAGAAGAAAATTTAGAGGATTTAAGTGATGTAACCGAATTAATTGAAAAGGTGATAGTTGACTCACCACCACTTTCTTTACGAGATGGTGGCTTAATCAAAGAAGGGTATTTTCAAGAATTGGATGAGTTACGAAATATCAGTAAAGATGCAAAAAACTGGCTGGTTAGACTTCAGCAAGAAGAGATTAAACGCACGAAGATTAATTCCTTGAAGGTAGGGTATAATAAGGTTTTTGGCTATTACATTGAGGTAACTAAACCTAATTTAGCTCTTGTGCCTCAAGATTATATCCGCAAACAGACTCTAACTAATGCCGAAAGGTTCATTACTCCACAATTAAAGGAATGGGAGGTGAAAATCCTGAATGCTCAAGATAAAATTGTCGAAATTGAGTATGAAATATTTTTAAAGGTTCGGACACAAATAATCACTGAGGTAAAACGCATTCAAAAGGTAGCCAATGCCATTGCCTTGTTAGATGTTATTTTATCCCTTTCACAGGTAGCCGTTGAGAATGATTATATCCAGCCAGAGGTTAATAATGAAAATATCATTTCAATTAAAGATGGCAGACATCCAGTTGTAGAAAAGGTATTGGTTGGTGAACGGTTTGTGCCAAATGATACCTTTATTGACGCCAATACAGAACAAATTTTAATTATTACCGGACCAAATATGGCTGGAAAATCAACCTATATTCGTCAGGTAGCATTGATTGTTTTAATAGCACAAATGGGTAGTTTTATTCCTGCCTCTTCGGCTACCATTGGTATTGTTGACCGTATCTTTACTCGAGTTGGCGCCTCGGATGAATTGGTTAAAGGACAAAGCACATTTATGGTGGAGATGATTGAAACGGCCAATATCTTGAATAATTCTACACCTAAAAGCCTGCTTATTTTAGACGAGGTAGGTCGGGGAACAAGCACTTTTGACGGAGTCAGTATTGCCTGGGCAGTGGCTGAGTATCTTCATAATAACCCTCGCCTTCAGGCACGAACACTATTTGCTACCCATTACCATGAATTGACTGAGTTAGAATTTTCGTTGGAAAGGATAAAAAATTACAATATCGCGGTTAAAGAATGGAATGACAAAATAATATTTTTACGAAAGATAATTAAAGGCGGAACAGACAGAAGTTATGGTATCCATGTTGCCCAACTGGCAGGCTTACCTCCAGAAGTCATAAAAAGGGCCACCGCGATATTGAGTAGTCTTGAGATGAGTAATATTGGTGAGGAAACAGCGGTATCATCAATTAAACACCAACCTGTGCAATTAACCCTTTTTGAGCCTCAATCCCATAGGGTGGTTGAGGAATTGAAGGAGATTGATTTAGACAGGTTAACTCCCCTTGAAGCGATGAATAAGTTGAATGAACTTAAGAAAATGGTGGAATGA
- a CDS encoding glycosyltransferase family 2 protein, whose translation MDVSVIMPCLNEKDTIGICIKKALKSFKDEGVEGEVIVVDNGSTDNSDNIAKSLGAKVVYQPIKGYGSAYLMGLEEANGKYIIMADADNTYDLQEIGKFLIPLREGYEFCIGSRFKGKILTGAMPWLHRYIGNPILTGILNLFFHGKISDAHCGMRAVTKEAYKKMNLKTIGMEFASEMVIKALKLKLKIKELPITYHPREGESKLASFKDGWRHLRFMLLYSPTYLFLIPGIILFFIGLVFLLVLLPGPLKIGNLHFDIHYMVLGSLLAILGFQIVNLGLYAKSYSLTEHFEESDRFIEWFSHYFNLERGLIIGALVTLLGLGINVYILIRWIAGNFGPLSEVRTGLVALTFIVIGIQVIFSSFFLSILGIRKKVTV comes from the coding sequence AAAATCCTTTAAAGATGAAGGTGTAGAAGGAGAGGTGATTGTCGTTGATAACGGCTCTACGGATAATTCAGATAATATCGCTAAATCACTTGGTGCTAAGGTAGTATATCAACCTATAAAAGGTTATGGTAGTGCCTATCTGATGGGTTTGGAAGAGGCTAATGGAAAATATATCATTATGGCTGACGCCGATAATACCTATGATTTGCAAGAAATAGGTAAATTTTTAATCCCGCTCAGAGAAGGATATGAGTTTTGTATTGGTAGTCGATTTAAAGGTAAAATCTTAACCGGGGCTATGCCCTGGTTACATCGATATATCGGTAATCCAATACTTACAGGGATTTTAAACTTATTTTTTCATGGCAAAATATCGGATGCTCATTGTGGTATGCGAGCGGTAACTAAAGAGGCATATAAAAAAATGAACCTTAAAACTATCGGTATGGAATTTGCCTCTGAAATGGTCATTAAGGCATTGAAACTTAAACTTAAAATTAAAGAACTACCCATCACCTATCATCCACGAGAAGGAGAATCAAAACTTGCCTCATTTAAAGATGGCTGGCGACATCTCAGGTTTATGCTGTTGTATTCCCCTACCTATTTATTTTTAATACCAGGTATAATCCTATTCTTTATTGGATTAGTCTTTTTACTTGTCTTACTCCCGGGACCACTCAAAATAGGAAATCTACATTTTGATATTCATTATATGGTGTTAGGTAGCCTGTTGGCTATTCTGGGCTTTCAAATTGTTAATCTTGGATTGTATGCTAAAAGCTACTCTCTAACTGAACATTTTGAAGAAAGCGATAGATTTATCGAATGGTTTTCACATTATTTCAATTTAGAAAGAGGGTTAATTATTGGTGCATTAGTTACCTTATTAGGATTAGGGATAAATGTTTATATCTTAATTCGATGGATAGCAGGCAATTTTGGTCCGTTAAGTGAGGTGCGAACTGGCTTAGTCGCTTTAACTTTTATAGTCATTGGCATTCAAGTCATATTTTCATCATTCTTTTTGAGTATCTTAGGAATCAGGAAAAAGGTAACCGTTTAG